The Candidatus Acidiferrales bacterium genome has a segment encoding these proteins:
- the rpmE gene encoding 50S ribosomal protein L31: MKEGIHPEYHAVKVHCACGSTFDTRSTFKGDLIRVEICSSCHPFFTGKQKLIDTAGRVERFQRKYANAPKAAKK, from the coding sequence ATGAAAGAAGGAATCCATCCTGAATACCACGCTGTGAAGGTGCACTGCGCCTGCGGCAGCACGTTTGATACGCGCTCGACCTTCAAGGGCGATTTGATCCGCGTGGAAATCTGCTCGAGCTGTCATCCATTTTTCACGGGCAAGCAGAAGCTGATCGATACGGCGGGCCGCGTGGAACGCTTCCAGCGGAAATACGCGAACGCACCGAAGGCCGCGAAAAAGTAA
- a CDS encoding alpha/beta fold hydrolase, with product MRPSMIVIFAALFAATASAQSIPKAIYTDPPADAARPAKMTVLHIPSHGVRINGIVYQPSGAGLHPTLVLFHGLPGNEKNLDVAQAVRRAGWNAVTFNYRGSWGSPGEFRFAGNFEDADAVLAYLRAPENAARLGIDTHRIVIAGHSMGGWVVVHTAAHDHGLYGAILFSAADMSKIADEPHSRLLALMAGDMESLAGVTPESMVEELRAIAGKYRFADAAAGLTQTPLLVLTANDGLAGQADALVHAIQAQGGRQVTEMHFDTDHGWSDHRIALESAIITWLDKLH from the coding sequence ATGCGCCCATCGATGATCGTAATTTTCGCGGCACTTTTCGCGGCCACCGCTTCCGCGCAGTCCATTCCTAAAGCTATCTACACGGATCCACCCGCCGACGCGGCGCGTCCCGCGAAGATGACTGTGCTGCACATTCCCAGCCACGGCGTAAGAATCAACGGCATCGTTTATCAGCCCTCCGGAGCGGGGCTGCATCCAACGCTCGTCTTGTTTCACGGCTTACCGGGGAACGAAAAGAATCTCGACGTTGCGCAGGCCGTGCGCCGCGCTGGGTGGAATGCGGTGACGTTCAACTATCGTGGTTCGTGGGGCAGTCCGGGAGAGTTTCGTTTTGCAGGAAACTTCGAGGATGCCGATGCCGTCCTCGCGTATTTGCGCGCGCCGGAGAACGCTGCGCGGCTCGGAATTGACACGCATCGCATCGTGATTGCAGGTCACAGCATGGGCGGCTGGGTCGTCGTGCACACGGCGGCGCACGATCACGGTTTGTATGGCGCGATTCTTTTTTCTGCGGCGGACATGAGCAAGATTGCAGATGAGCCACACAGCCGTTTATTGGCATTGATGGCTGGAGACATGGAATCGCTTGCGGGCGTGACGCCGGAGAGCATGGTTGAAGAACTGCGCGCCATCGCAGGAAAATACCGGTTCGCCGACGCCGCGGCGGGACTTACGCAAACTCCGCTGCTCGTGCTGACGGCCAACGACGGACTCGCCGGTCAGGCCGATGCGCTCGTGCACGCCATTCAAGCGCAGGGCGGCCGCCAAGTTACGGAGATGCACTTCGATACCGACCACGGTTGGTCCGACCATCGCATCGCACTCGAAAGCGCGATCATCACGTGGCTTGACAAATTGCACTAA
- a CDS encoding carbonic anhydrase family protein → MTFAFLAGAAILVPVAPRAQWRTPWSYNRGAADGPQHWAHLDPEYAACDGKEQSPIDIRSAVPADLPPLRFEDKSGPINIINNGYTAVRLDYAPGNGNFLVVGDQRYELVQFHFHHPSEEYVHGRPSDMVIHLMYQSSDGKNAGVAVLLNEGSANPVVSELWKYMAKTKGPARVIPGAEVNPDGLLPRETGYYMYMGSISAPPCTEGVKWFVMKSRVQVSTAQIAAFAKLYPHDVRPLQPLDGRTVEETK, encoded by the coding sequence ATGACGTTTGCATTTTTGGCTGGCGCTGCGATCCTGGTACCTGTGGCTCCGCGAGCGCAGTGGAGAACACCGTGGAGTTACAACCGCGGCGCGGCCGACGGTCCCCAGCATTGGGCGCATTTGGATCCCGAATACGCTGCGTGTGACGGCAAAGAACAATCTCCGATCGACATTCGCAGCGCGGTGCCAGCGGATCTCCCTCCGCTGCGATTCGAGGACAAAAGCGGGCCAATCAACATCATCAACAACGGTTACACGGCCGTCCGCTTGGACTATGCGCCGGGAAACGGCAATTTTCTGGTCGTCGGAGACCAGCGCTATGAGCTTGTGCAATTCCACTTTCATCATCCGAGCGAAGAATACGTTCATGGGCGTCCCTCGGACATGGTGATACATCTGATGTACCAATCGAGCGACGGAAAAAATGCGGGCGTTGCCGTGCTGTTGAATGAAGGCAGTGCGAATCCCGTGGTCAGCGAACTTTGGAAATACATGGCGAAAACAAAAGGCCCGGCGCGTGTGATTCCGGGAGCTGAAGTGAATCCCGACGGGCTATTGCCGCGCGAAACCGGTTATTACATGTACATGGGATCCATAAGCGCTCCGCCGTGTACCGAGGGCGTGAAATGGTTTGTGATGAAGAGCCGAGTGCAGGTTTCGACGGCGCAAATCGCTGCGTTCGCCAAACTATACCCGCATGATGTGCGACCCCTTCAGCCGCTCGATGGACGGACCGTAGAGGAAACCAAATAG
- a CDS encoding protein kinase: MTSERLQQIEALYQLVRGQSAAERTALLAHIDPDLRREVESLLAQDAGDEFRDPPIPPFLDNSTLTILGVGASLGPYRIENMLGEGGMGQVYRAVDTRLGRAVAIKTTREQFTSRFGREARTISSLNHPNICTLYDVGPNYLVMELVEGETIAARLKNGPLPLNLALLYASQIVSALAEAHEKGIIHRDLKPGNIMIAKSGVKVLDFGLAKSQQDHTLTASHMVMGTPAYMAPEQREGRADARSDIYSFGCVLYEMLTGTRVTFERKGIPSPQLERIISRCLEEDPTQRWASAAGLGRELELAAAVTGQGRGEATVLARQPWVMLGAGLGLLLLLAIGGYKWLHEERALPPVASQADWVQLTDFADSAVSPALSPDGHILTFIRGGYTFYGKGEIYAKVLPNGEPVQLTHDGAMKMSPQFSPDGSNIAYTTLEWSAAQDEWQTWVIPALGGEPRLMLPNAEGLTWIDGGHLLFSEIKSGLHMTLVTATDTRDQIRDVYVPPGDRGMAHRSALSPDHKWVLVAEMDNGGWLPCRLVPFDGSTTGKPIGPPGARCTYVAWSPDQTWMYVSSDAGGRFHIWRQRFPDGQPEQVTSGVTEEEGIAVAPDGRSLITSVGLQQSTLWVRDSKGERQVSSEGYAAYPQSSPDGKRLYYLALRESTFDQLNVSLLSGELWVADLETGQSQRLLPNFLVTGYSISHDGTEVVFSAKEKENRQHLWLASLALRFPPREFSSPANEDQPHWDAQGRIYFRAAEGNSNYLYRMNADGSNRVKALPDPILEFHDVSPDGRWALVDRTLGQESPLFASSLDDGGSVTICPGLCLAQWTSDGGSFSVTLGLPMGGEDTLVVPVSRSNSLPTLPSGGLQTRADMTSVPGAKILDGFITPGPKVGIFALLRRDVHRNLYRIPIQ; encoded by the coding sequence ATGACGAGCGAGCGTCTTCAGCAAATTGAAGCGCTATACCAATTGGTTCGTGGGCAATCCGCCGCGGAGCGCACCGCTCTTCTGGCCCACATAGACCCCGATTTGCGCCGCGAGGTGGAGTCCCTTCTCGCGCAGGACGCCGGCGACGAATTCCGGGATCCACCCATTCCACCGTTTCTGGATAATTCGACTCTGACCATATTGGGTGTGGGTGCCAGCCTCGGGCCCTACCGCATCGAAAACATGCTTGGTGAAGGGGGCATGGGCCAGGTCTATCGCGCGGTTGACACACGCTTGGGCCGCGCTGTTGCTATCAAGACCACGCGCGAGCAGTTCACCTCACGGTTCGGGCGCGAGGCGCGTACCATTTCTTCGCTCAACCACCCCAACATCTGCACTCTCTACGACGTCGGACCAAACTACCTGGTGATGGAATTGGTCGAGGGCGAGACCATAGCCGCCCGGCTCAAAAACGGGCCTCTCCCGCTGAACCTGGCGCTCCTCTACGCCTCACAGATTGTCTCCGCATTAGCCGAAGCGCACGAAAAGGGCATCATCCACCGCGATCTGAAGCCCGGCAACATCATGATTGCGAAATCCGGAGTTAAGGTTCTGGATTTCGGTCTGGCCAAATCGCAACAGGATCACACTCTGACCGCTAGCCATATGGTCATGGGCACGCCCGCCTACATGGCTCCGGAGCAAAGGGAAGGTCGGGCCGACGCCCGCTCGGATATCTATTCGTTCGGTTGCGTGCTTTACGAAATGCTGACTGGCACGCGAGTTACGTTTGAACGCAAGGGCATTCCATCGCCGCAACTGGAAAGAATCATAAGCCGTTGTCTGGAAGAGGATCCTACGCAGCGGTGGGCCTCGGCGGCTGGGCTGGGGCGGGAACTTGAGTTAGCAGCTGCAGTCACGGGGCAAGGGAGAGGCGAAGCTACAGTCTTGGCGCGCCAGCCTTGGGTGATGCTTGGCGCGGGACTCGGTCTTCTCCTGCTCCTGGCCATAGGCGGCTACAAGTGGCTTCACGAAGAACGCGCGCTTCCTCCGGTCGCATCCCAAGCAGATTGGGTGCAACTCACCGACTTTGCCGATTCGGCTGTTTCTCCGGCGCTTTCTCCGGACGGGCACATCCTGACTTTCATCCGAGGTGGGTACACGTTCTACGGCAAGGGAGAGATCTATGCGAAGGTATTGCCGAACGGCGAACCCGTGCAATTGACCCACGACGGAGCCATGAAGATGAGTCCGCAGTTTTCGCCAGATGGCTCAAACATCGCGTATACCACGCTCGAATGGAGCGCCGCGCAGGACGAGTGGCAGACCTGGGTTATCCCCGCGCTGGGCGGCGAGCCTCGCTTGATGCTCCCCAATGCCGAGGGCCTGACGTGGATCGATGGCGGACATTTGCTTTTCTCCGAGATCAAGTCGGGGCTCCACATGACCTTGGTGACGGCCACCGATACGCGCGACCAAATCCGCGACGTTTATGTACCGCCGGGCGATCGTGGTATGGCGCATCGCTCTGCTCTTTCGCCTGACCACAAGTGGGTATTGGTGGCGGAGATGGACAACGGAGGTTGGTTGCCTTGCCGACTTGTTCCTTTTGATGGGAGCACTACGGGGAAACCCATTGGGCCGCCAGGTGCCCGATGCACCTACGTGGCCTGGTCTCCGGATCAGACGTGGATGTACGTTAGCTCCGACGCTGGCGGCCGCTTCCATATTTGGAGGCAACGTTTCCCGGATGGCCAGCCGGAGCAGGTCACATCGGGCGTCACGGAAGAAGAAGGCATCGCTGTGGCACCCGATGGCCGCTCGCTGATTACTTCGGTCGGATTGCAACAAAGCACCCTCTGGGTACGCGACAGCAAGGGCGAACGGCAAGTCTCTTCCGAGGGTTATGCCGCATACCCGCAGTCCTCTCCGGACGGAAAGAGGCTGTATTATTTGGCCCTCCGCGAAAGCACTTTCGACCAATTGAACGTGTCTCTTCTAAGTGGAGAGCTTTGGGTCGCGGATCTTGAGACTGGTCAGAGCCAACGTCTGCTGCCCAACTTCCTGGTGACGGGCTACAGTATTTCACACGACGGAACGGAGGTCGTTTTTTCCGCCAAGGAGAAGGAAAACCGCCAGCACCTGTGGCTTGCTTCTCTCGCTCTTCGTTTTCCGCCTCGCGAGTTCTCCTCGCCTGCGAACGAAGACCAACCCCATTGGGATGCACAGGGCCGCATTTATTTTCGCGCCGCGGAGGGCAACTCGAACTACTTGTACCGCATGAACGCGGACGGCAGCAACCGCGTCAAGGCGCTTCCCGATCCGATTCTTGAGTTTCACGATGTGTCACCCGATGGGCGCTGGGCGCTGGTTGACCGAACTTTAGGTCAGGAGTCACCTCTATTCGCCAGTTCCCTCGATGACGGTGGTTCTGTGACAATTTGTCCTGGACTTTGCCTCGCGCAATGGACCTCGGATGGAGGGAGCTTCTCCGTTACCCTGGGGCTCCCGATGGGAGGTGAAGATACTCTCGTCGTACCTGTCTCACGCAGCAACAGTCTCCCAACTTTGCCATCCGGCGGCCTCCAGACGCGCGCGGACATGACGAGTGTTCCAGGAGCGAAAATTCTCGACGGTTTCATTACTCCAGGCCCCAAGGTAGGCATATTCGCCTTATTGCGTCGCGACGTTCACCGCAATCTTTATAGAATCCCCATTCAATAA
- a CDS encoding FAD binding domain-containing protein encodes MMRLPLFDFRAPRTLEEAARILDGEGSNAMLLAGGTDLLPNMKRRQQVPRTLLSLRHVESLNQIRLDPSASRLGACLTLSAIASDPRFRNGLTALTQAASQVATPQIRNMATLGGNLCLDTRCNYYDQSYEWRKAINFCLKKDGDTCWVAPGSSKCMAVSSTDTAPALIALGARVRLVSRSEEREVSLADLYNNDGMNYIRRRPNEILAEVLLDSLHGWKSTYWKLRRRGSFDFPVLSVAASVRLSRSGVVEEARIVIGSTASRPLVVAEAAKFLLNGSLNQDSIAEAAVLAAKTAKPLDNTDFDMSWRKKVTAEFVTYALRELRGDDMRVERESITRYPFGDDFVKIQ; translated from the coding sequence ATGATGCGTTTGCCTCTTTTCGACTTTCGTGCGCCGCGAACGCTCGAGGAAGCGGCTCGCATTCTCGATGGCGAAGGCAGCAATGCCATGCTGCTCGCCGGCGGCACTGATCTTTTGCCCAACATGAAGCGCCGGCAGCAGGTGCCGCGAACGCTACTGAGCCTTCGCCATGTAGAGAGCCTAAACCAGATTCGATTGGACCCTTCGGCATCGCGATTGGGCGCCTGTTTGACTCTCTCGGCCATCGCGTCCGATCCACGGTTTCGCAACGGTCTGACGGCGCTCACGCAAGCCGCTTCGCAAGTGGCTACGCCGCAAATCCGCAACATGGCTACGCTCGGCGGAAATCTGTGTCTCGACACGCGCTGCAACTACTACGACCAAAGCTACGAATGGCGCAAGGCGATTAACTTCTGTCTCAAGAAAGACGGAGATACCTGCTGGGTGGCTCCGGGCAGCTCGAAATGCATGGCCGTTTCCTCCACGGACACTGCGCCTGCGCTGATTGCGCTCGGCGCGCGTGTGCGTCTTGTGTCGCGCTCCGAAGAACGCGAGGTTTCTCTCGCCGATCTCTACAACAATGACGGTATGAACTACATCCGCCGCCGTCCAAACGAAATTCTCGCCGAAGTGCTTCTCGATTCTCTCCACGGTTGGAAGAGCACGTACTGGAAGCTGCGGCGTCGCGGCTCGTTTGATTTTCCTGTACTGTCGGTCGCCGCCAGTGTTCGACTCTCGCGCAGCGGCGTGGTTGAAGAAGCGCGCATTGTCATCGGCTCCACGGCAAGCCGACCGCTGGTCGTCGCGGAAGCAGCAAAATTTCTTCTCAATGGTTCATTGAATCAAGATTCGATCGCCGAGGCTGCAGTTCTTGCCGCGAAAACCGCCAAACCACTCGACAACACGGATTTCGACATGAGCTGGCGCAAGAAAGTCACCGCCGAATTTGTGACCTACGCGCTGCGCGAATTGCGCGGCGACGATATGCGCGTAGAACGCGAAAGTATCACGCGCTATCCTTTCGGCGATGATTTCGTCAAAATCCAATAG
- a CDS encoding molybdopterin cofactor-binding domain-containing protein, whose translation MPDQTNSSGRPVKDQEASGEKFSIIGASRRRVDARAKVTGQTRYADDIALPRMAYCKLLRSPHPHARIRKIDTSHALAHPGVYLVLTGKDVPIEYGILPVSQDEQALCTDHVRHVGDPVAAVIAREELIAFEALDLIDVEYEVLPTISDPEEALITPEPRIHNYGDEGNIHKRVSLAFGDVEQGFAEADQIFEDIFFYQGNTHLPIEQHAAVAIKDPEGKLTIWSSTQTPHYLHRALAKVLEMPPAHIRVIATPNGGGFGGKSDPFQHEIVVAKAALMLDRPVKICLTREEVFYCHRGRHPVLMKFKTGVKEDGTITGMHLQTLIDGGAYGSYGVASTFYTGALQTTTYRIPRYRFQGCRTFTNKPPCGPKRGHGTVQPRFGQEVQLDKIAEKLSIDPAELRLRIVQSSDSVTANFLRLGTVNLAECIRRVVKLSGWNEKFRKLPEGRGVGLACSAYLTGAGLPIYWNKMPHSGVQLKLDRGGGITIFCGSSEIGQGSDDVLAAIVAEVLGLETFDIRVYTGDTDLGPVDLGSYSSRVTLMAGNAAIQAANRAKDLLAEAVAERLAVPKERLRFAEKHVFDSAAPEKRVGFQEAVCLAEARFGTIGTVGSYTPPKSPALYKGGGVGPSPTYSYSAAVVEVVVNPVTGWLTVPTIWIAHDIGRALNPELARGQVVGSVYMGLGEALMEEQEFRRLPKKLSHALVHKFPSILEYKSPTSLDMPNVLTELIEEPDPRGPFGAKEVGQGPLLPIMPAVANAVYDAVGVRIDEVPITPEKIMKALAEKKAGRLPRYGPGNFPNIDWPEALRVPPPWEGGDGNAVNDTPRRSKPSSEKEKVLSS comes from the coding sequence ATGCCGGATCAAACAAATTCGTCGGGACGACCGGTAAAGGATCAAGAGGCAAGCGGAGAGAAGTTCAGCATCATCGGTGCCTCACGCCGCCGCGTTGACGCGCGCGCCAAGGTGACTGGCCAAACCCGTTACGCCGACGACATTGCGCTTCCGCGCATGGCTTATTGCAAGTTGCTGCGCTCGCCGCATCCGCATGCGCGCATTCGAAAAATCGACACCTCGCACGCGCTGGCTCACCCAGGGGTTTATCTGGTTCTCACCGGCAAGGACGTCCCCATCGAATATGGAATTCTACCGGTTAGCCAGGACGAGCAGGCCCTCTGCACCGATCATGTTCGTCACGTGGGCGACCCTGTTGCCGCGGTGATTGCGCGTGAAGAATTAATCGCATTTGAAGCTCTGGATTTGATTGACGTCGAATACGAAGTCCTGCCGACCATCTCTGATCCAGAAGAAGCGCTCATCACGCCGGAGCCGCGCATTCACAATTACGGCGATGAAGGGAATATTCACAAGCGCGTATCGCTCGCATTCGGTGATGTGGAGCAAGGCTTCGCGGAAGCAGACCAAATCTTCGAAGATATTTTTTTCTACCAAGGGAATACTCATCTTCCCATCGAACAGCATGCTGCGGTCGCCATCAAGGACCCCGAAGGAAAGCTCACGATTTGGTCCAGCACACAGACGCCTCACTATCTCCATCGCGCCCTCGCTAAGGTGCTCGAAATGCCGCCGGCCCATATTCGCGTTATTGCGACGCCCAATGGCGGCGGCTTCGGCGGCAAGAGCGATCCATTTCAGCACGAAATTGTCGTTGCCAAAGCGGCGCTGATGCTCGATCGGCCCGTGAAGATTTGCCTGACGCGCGAGGAGGTTTTTTACTGCCACCGCGGCCGACATCCCGTGCTGATGAAATTCAAAACTGGAGTCAAAGAAGACGGCACGATTACCGGCATGCATCTCCAGACACTCATCGATGGAGGCGCGTACGGTTCTTACGGAGTCGCCAGCACGTTTTACACAGGCGCTCTGCAAACGACGACGTATCGCATTCCGCGTTATCGCTTCCAAGGCTGCCGCACATTTACCAACAAGCCGCCATGCGGACCCAAGCGCGGCCATGGCACCGTGCAGCCGCGCTTCGGACAGGAAGTCCAGCTCGACAAGATCGCTGAAAAACTCAGTATCGATCCCGCGGAGCTGCGGCTGCGCATCGTGCAGTCCTCCGACTCTGTGACCGCAAATTTCCTTCGCCTCGGAACGGTCAATCTCGCCGAATGCATCCGTCGCGTGGTCAAACTTTCTGGTTGGAACGAAAAATTTCGCAAGCTGCCGGAAGGCCGTGGTGTCGGACTGGCTTGCTCCGCATATCTCACCGGAGCAGGGCTGCCGATCTATTGGAACAAGATGCCGCACTCTGGGGTTCAGCTCAAACTCGATCGCGGCGGCGGCATAACAATCTTTTGCGGCTCGAGCGAAATTGGCCAGGGCTCAGATGATGTTCTGGCCGCGATTGTTGCGGAAGTCCTCGGTCTCGAAACATTTGACATCCGCGTTTACACCGGCGATACGGATCTCGGCCCTGTCGATCTTGGTTCGTATTCGAGCCGCGTCACTCTGATGGCTGGTAATGCCGCGATTCAGGCGGCGAATCGCGCGAAAGATCTGCTCGCAGAAGCAGTCGCGGAGCGCCTTGCCGTTCCGAAAGAGCGCCTGCGCTTCGCAGAAAAACACGTTTTTGACTCCGCCGCGCCCGAAAAGCGCGTCGGCTTTCAAGAGGCCGTTTGCCTGGCCGAGGCGCGTTTCGGCACAATCGGCACGGTTGGCTCGTACACGCCGCCGAAATCCCCCGCGCTTTACAAAGGCGGGGGCGTTGGCCCGTCTCCGACATATTCATATTCCGCCGCAGTGGTCGAAGTGGTCGTGAATCCGGTAACTGGCTGGCTCACCGTGCCCACGATTTGGATCGCCCACGACATTGGCCGCGCGCTGAATCCGGAACTCGCGCGAGGGCAAGTCGTCGGGAGCGTTTATATGGGCCTTGGCGAGGCATTGATGGAAGAGCAGGAGTTTCGCCGTTTACCGAAAAAACTTTCGCATGCGCTCGTCCACAAATTCCCGTCGATTCTCGAGTACAAGAGCCCGACTTCCCTCGACATGCCCAACGTCCTCACCGAACTCATCGAAGAACCTGATCCTCGCGGGCCTTTCGGCGCAAAGGAAGTTGGCCAGGGCCCGCTGCTTCCGATCATGCCCGCTGTCGCCAACGCGGTTTACGACGCCGTGGGCGTGCGCATCGACGAAGTCCCCATCACTCCCGAGAAAATAATGAAAGCCCTTGCGGAAAAGAAAGCTGGCCGTCTCCCGCGTTATGGGCCAGGCAATTTTCCAAATATCGACTGGCCCGAAGCTCTTCGCGTCCCTCCGCCGTGGGAAGGCGGCGATGGCAACGCGGTGAACGACACGCCGCGTCGCAGCAAGCCATCATCGGAAAAGGAAAAGGTACTCAGTTCATGA
- a CDS encoding (2Fe-2S)-binding protein, with the protein MAILPIESQKTAHINLTLNGEVVDVFFASYKTLLEVLREDLGHTGTKHGCELGECGACAVLLDGRPVLSCLQLALECDGRSVLTVEGLSSDGALHPLQDAFADLGAAQCGYCTPGILITAKALLDQNPKPTRDQIREALSGNLCRCTGYLQIFQAVEEAIVKIAEKQKTTVQK; encoded by the coding sequence GTGGCAATCCTGCCAATCGAATCGCAGAAGACGGCGCATATTAATCTGACCCTCAACGGCGAGGTGGTTGACGTATTTTTTGCTTCTTACAAAACTTTGCTCGAAGTTCTTCGTGAAGACCTCGGCCACACTGGAACGAAGCATGGTTGTGAGCTGGGCGAATGCGGCGCGTGCGCCGTTCTTCTCGACGGCAGGCCCGTGCTCTCCTGTCTGCAACTGGCGCTCGAATGTGATGGAAGAAGCGTTTTAACCGTTGAGGGCCTGTCTTCCGATGGCGCGCTTCATCCTTTGCAGGATGCCTTCGCCGATCTCGGCGCCGCGCAGTGTGGCTATTGCACGCCCGGAATTCTGATCACCGCAAAAGCGCTGCTCGATCAAAATCCGAAACCTACTCGCGACCAGATTCGCGAAGCGCTTTCAGGAAACCTTTGCCGTTGCACAGGTTATCTGCAAATTTTCCAAGCCGTCGAAGAAGCAATCGTGAAAATAGCAGAGAAGCAAAAAACGACTGTACAAAAATAG
- a CDS encoding TetR/AcrR family transcriptional regulator, translating to MARRLEILRAAGKQFRVRGFAEAGMRDIAAAADLSPANLYNYFHGKQEILFFCQDNSLDRMMAALEKARRLRATFAERLRFVIVSHLRCLLDEVEGSAAHLLTSALPAHLQRSLVAKRDRYEAGVRQLISAGARTGEFVCNDPALAARAMLGAMNWSVRWFNPEGPMAATEIAEGFADYLIRGLLAKPEAHRAARPLKDMGHFARDRAPLTALRRASARTIIEGR from the coding sequence GTGGCGCGGCGCCTGGAGATTCTGCGCGCCGCGGGAAAGCAATTCCGCGTTCGCGGCTTTGCAGAAGCCGGTATGCGCGATATCGCTGCTGCCGCGGATCTTTCGCCGGCGAACCTCTACAACTATTTCCATGGCAAGCAGGAAATTCTTTTCTTTTGCCAGGATAATTCACTCGATCGCATGATGGCTGCGCTCGAAAAGGCGCGCCGCCTCCGCGCCACTTTCGCCGAGCGGCTTCGTTTTGTCATCGTTTCTCATCTGCGCTGCCTGCTTGACGAAGTGGAAGGCTCCGCGGCCCATCTTTTGACGAGCGCTCTTCCTGCTCATTTGCAGAGATCGCTCGTCGCAAAGCGCGACCGCTATGAAGCAGGCGTGCGGCAATTGATTTCAGCGGGAGCCCGAACAGGAGAATTCGTTTGCAACGATCCGGCGCTTGCGGCCCGCGCTATGCTGGGCGCCATGAACTGGAGCGTGCGCTGGTTCAACCCCGAAGGCCCAATGGCCGCGACGGAAATTGCCGAAGGGTTCGCTGATTACCTGATTCGCGGTTTGCTTGCCAAGCCGGAAGCGCACCGCGCCGCGCGACCGCTCAAGGACATGGGTCATTTTGCCCGCGATCGCGCTCCGCTCACGGCACTACGCCGCGCGTCGGCTCGCACAATCATCGAGGGGAGATAG
- the boxB gene encoding benzoyl-CoA 2,3-epoxidase subunit BoxB produces MINYTEKIPNNVDLGRDRVLQRALEHWQPAYLNWWYDMGPNETHNYHVYLRTAVSVEPDGWARFGYVQMPEYRWGIFLQPRDEKRQVNFGTHKGEQAWQEVPGEYRSTLRRVIVTQGDTEPASVEQQRMLGASCPSMYDLRNIFQVNVEEGRHLWAMVYLLHRYFGRDGREEAEALLDRRSGDADNPRILGAFNEPTPDWLSFYMFTFFTDRDGKFQLCALAESGFDPLARTCRFMLTEEAHHMFVGETGVSRIIQRTCEVMKENKVDDPSDVRALGVIDLPTIQKYINFHYSVTLDLYGSDVSSNAANYYTSGLKGRFEETKIDDDHLLIDAQYPVSEVVGDKIVTKNVPALTALNERLRDDYIKEIEAGLSRWQRVIDKAGIPYRLTLPHKGFHRAIGNFAGNWISASGEVLTEEVWKKRESEWLPSDSDRAYVQSLMVGRVVEPGKFANWIAPPLRGINHQALDFEYVRFN; encoded by the coding sequence ATGATCAATTACACGGAAAAAATTCCAAACAATGTCGACTTGGGCCGTGACCGTGTTCTCCAGCGCGCTCTGGAGCACTGGCAGCCTGCGTATCTCAACTGGTGGTACGACATGGGCCCCAATGAAACCCACAATTATCACGTCTACTTGCGCACGGCCGTCAGCGTCGAGCCCGATGGCTGGGCGCGATTCGGATACGTGCAGATGCCCGAATACCGCTGGGGCATCTTCCTTCAGCCGCGCGATGAAAAGCGCCAGGTGAATTTCGGCACGCACAAAGGCGAGCAGGCCTGGCAAGAAGTGCCCGGCGAATATCGCTCGACGCTTCGCCGCGTGATTGTCACGCAAGGCGACACGGAGCCGGCATCCGTGGAGCAGCAGCGCATGCTGGGTGCGTCATGCCCTTCCATGTACGACCTGCGGAACATTTTTCAGGTCAACGTCGAAGAAGGCCGCCACCTGTGGGCCATGGTTTATCTGCTGCATCGTTACTTTGGCCGCGATGGGCGCGAGGAAGCCGAAGCGCTTCTCGACCGGCGTTCCGGCGACGCGGATAATCCGCGCATACTCGGTGCATTCAACGAGCCGACTCCGGACTGGCTCTCCTTCTATATGTTCACGTTCTTCACGGACCGTGACGGCAAATTTCAGCTCTGCGCGCTGGCCGAATCTGGTTTTGATCCGCTGGCGCGCACGTGCCGCTTCATGCTCACCGAAGAGGCGCACCACATGTTCGTCGGCGAGACTGGCGTCAGCCGCATCATTCAGCGCACTTGCGAAGTGATGAAGGAAAACAAGGTTGACGATCCGTCCGATGTTCGCGCGCTCGGCGTCATCGATTTGCCCACGATTCAGAAGTACATCAATTTTCACTATAGCGTGACGCTGGATCTCTACGGCTCTGATGTCTCGTCCAACGCCGCCAACTACTACACGAGCGGACTCAAAGGTCGCTTCGAAGAAACCAAAATTGACGACGATCATTTGCTCATCGACGCGCAGTATCCGGTTTCCGAAGTCGTTGGCGACAAGATCGTTACGAAAAACGTCCCGGCGCTGACCGCGCTCAACGAGCGTCTGCGTGACGACTACATCAAGGAAATCGAAGCAGGCCTCAGCCGCTGGCAGCGTGTCATCGATAAGGCTGGAATTCCCTATCGGCTGACGTTGCCTCACAAGGGTTTCCACCGTGCGATTGGCAATTTCGCCGGAAACTGGATCAGTGCCAGCGGTGAAGTGCTGACCGAGGAAGTTTGGAAGAAACGAGAGTCCGAATGGCTGCCCAGCGACTCCGACCGAGCGTATGTGCAGTCGCTGATGGTTGGCCGCGTCGTCGAGCCGGGCAAGTTTGCGAATTGGATTGCGCCGCCCCTGCGGGGAATTAACCATCAGGCCTTGGACTTCGAATACGTGCGCTTCAACTGA